The DNA segment GACCAACATACTCAACGAAATGGCTCACCGGAAGTTTCCCGGCAAGTACCAGTCCGACTTCGCCGTACAGGTCACATCCATGATACCAGACGCACAACAATTCACCATCAACTTTGCCAATAACAACCTGCTCGGCACCGCCAACTTCCTGCCCCAATACCGCACGAGCAAAGCCCGCGTATGCGTCACCGTCGGCATGATGACCACTGGCTACGACTGTCCAGACATCCTCAACCTCGGCTTATTCCGCCCCATCTTCTCACCCACAGACTTTATCCAGATCAAAGGCCGAGGCACGCGGAAGCACGATTTCCGCGACCTGCTCTTAGACGACAGTCACAAGGAACGCATCGCGCACCCTGAGAAAACCGCCTTCAAACTCTTTGACTTCTTCGGCAACTGCGAATACTTCGAAACCGAATTCAACTATGACCAGATACTGGAACTGCCTGCGTACAGGCACAGTAATAAAGGCGATCCCGAGCCAACTCTACCTATTGGTATGTACGAGTACCTGGGCGAAGATATGCTCTCTAAAATTGACGTAGAGCACATCGGCTACGACGGCATGAAAATTGACCGCATGTTCTTCGACAAATTTGCAGACACTGTGCGCGAGAACAAAGCCATAGTAAAAGCCGTTGAAGCCGGACAGTGGGATCACGTAATCGACTATGTGAACCGCGAAGTCTTTGACAAGCCCGAGGAATACTATACCCTCAACAAACTCCGCCAGGCAGCAGCCGTAGATCGTCGTCTGACTCTGCGCGAGATATTGGAAAAAGTCTTTGACCTCATCCCACACTTCAAGTCTAAGGACGAGTTATTGGAAGAAGAGTTCAACAAGTTTGTCGCCGATAACAAACCGGAAGATGCCTACTCCATACCCGCCCTCAAAACCTATTTCAAGGCGTACCTCACCAGCGACCAGATACGTCACATCATCGAAAACCGCGCATACACCGAACTCGCCACCAACCCGGTCTTCTCTATCCGCGACTTCCGCGCCGTGCCAGAGAAGTACCGCGCACTCATTCCCGAATATGTCAAAGATTACGTACCATTGAATCAGTTCGTTGCTTAAAACAATAGCCACAAAAGGAAGTCCTACCCATGCTCGATACAGATACCAAACGCCGTATTGACACTGCCCGCGATATTCTGGTGGGCAAAGTACCCGATCCCAAGAGTCAGGTTGAGCAGATCACCATAGCACTGATCTACAAATTCATGGACGACCTGGACGCCGAAAGTGAAGAACTCGGAGGAGAACGACAATTCTTCGCCGGAGAGTTCGCCCGTTTCGGTTGGGCAAAGCTGATGCGCTCTGGCTTGGGTGGACACGAAATGCTCAATCTCTACGCCGATGCCATTACCAGGATGCCAGAAAACCCAGGTATTCCACTTCTATTTCGGGACATTTTTAAGAATGCCTTTTTGCCCTACCGCGACCCCGAAACCCTGCGCGCCTTTCTCAAAATCATTGATGAGTTTGAATACGATCACTCCGAACGGCTCGGCGATGCTTTCGAATATTTGCTCTCTGTACTCGGTTCTCAGGGAGATGCCGGACAGTTCCGCACACCGCGCCACATTATCGACTTCATCGTCACTGTCATCGACCCCAAAAAAGACGAAAGCGTACTCGACCCCGCCTGCGGCACCGCCGGGTTTTTAATCTCATCCTACAAGCACATACGCAAAGCCAACACCAACGAACAGGGCCAAATTACGCTTACACCAGACGAGCGAGGGAGACTGGCGGACAATTTTAAGGGCTACGACATATCGCCCGATATGGTGCGTTTATCACTCGTGAATATGTACCTGCACGGCTTTGCCGACCCGCATATATCTGAATACGACACCCTGACCAGCGAGGAATACTGGAACGAATACGCCGATGTCATTCTCGCCAATCCGCCATTCATGTCGCCAAAAGGGGGCATCCGTCCACACAACCGCTTCTCCGTTCAATCCAGACGCAGCGAAGTGCTATTTGTCGATTATATGGCCGAACATCTAACGCCTGCAGGACGCGCCGGTATCATCGTTCCCGAAGGCATTATCTTCCAGAGTCAGAACGCACACAAACAACTCCGCAAGATGCTGGTGGAAGAATTTCTCGTCGCCGTCGTCTCACTCCCCGCTGGCGTATTCAATCCGTACTCAGGCGTCAAAACTTCCATTCTCATACTGGACAAAGTACTGGCGAAAAAGACTGACCACATCGCCTTCTTCAAGGTAGAAAACGACGGTTTTGATTTGGGCGCACAACGGCGGGAGATTGACAAAAACGACCTGCCGCAAGTAGCAGAGGAACTTTGCGAATATCTTGCGCGACTACGGGCGGACGAAACAGTGGATGACCCCCAACTCACACTAAATGTCGCAAAACCTGAAGCGCAATACACAACCGATAAACCCATCACACACAGACTCGTCGTTGAGAAATCAAAAGTAGCTGAGGGTGGGGAATATAACTTGAGTGGAGAGCGGTATCGAGGGAGTGCAGTTCGTCTGTCGCAATTTCCTATCGTACCATTGGGTGAAGTGGCGGAAGTCATTTCTGGACAATCACCGCCCGGAAAGTCCTACAATGATACTGGGGTAGGGACGCCGTTCTATCAAGGCAAAACTGAGTTTGGACAAATGTTTATCGGGAAACCCACAAAATGGACGACGGATCCGCGAAGATTTGCTGAGAAAGGCGATATTCTTATGTCCGTGCGTGCTCCTGTTGGACCTGTCAACCTAACAACACAGCGTATCTGTATCGGACGGGGACTCGCCGCTATTAGACCAATCAAAAATCTGCTACTCACTGCCTATATTTTCTATGTTCTCCATAGCTTGGAATCAGAAATAACCGGAAGCACAGGATCAGCATTCTCATCAATAAACAAGAGCGACATCCAGATCATCCAAATCCCCCTACCGCCACTTGAAGTGCAACGGGAAATCGTCTCGGAAATAGAGGACTATCAGCGAGTGATTGACGGGGCGCGGGCAGTGGTGGAGAACTATCGACCGAACATTGCGGTTGATCCTGAGTGGCCTATGGTGGAAGTCAGAGAAGCCTGTGTTGTAAACCCGCGAAAATCAGATATAGCAGCAATGGATGGCGCAAAAATCGTTTCCTTTGTACCGATGTCCGATATGGGCGAAAATAGGATGTACTTTGAGGCCAAGGATTACAAATGTCTGAAAGAGGTTGGTTCCAGCTATACATATTTCAAGGACAATGACGTACTAATTGCAAAAGTGACGCCATGTTTTGAAAACGGCAAAGCGGGAATTGCCAAAGGCTTGAGCAACGGAATCGGCTTCGGTTCAAGTGAGTTCTATGTGCTGAGACCAACTGAGGAAGTACTCCCCGAATGGATATTTCTGTGCGTCGCTACTCCTGCATTCCGCAGATGGGCAACACCGCAAATGACGGGGACGGGGGGATTGCAACGGGTACCGAGGCGGGCGGTAGAAAGCTACAAAATACCTCTTCCCGCTTCGAATATTCAGCAACAAATCGTCGCCGAAATCGAATCTGAGCAGGTACTGGTGGAGACCAACCTCAAGTTGATTGAACGATTCGAGAAGAAGATACAGGATGCGGTGGGGAGGGTATGGGGGGAAAGCTTTACTTAATATTTTTTGCAGCAACATACAATTTGGAGGATAGACCATGATTCTTGTTTTCGTAGGTGCAGGAGGATCTGCCGCTGTTGATCCCGAACAGTATCCAACCACTGTCGAGTTTTTCAGTCGTCTCCCCGATAATATTAAAAAGGACCCTTTATTTTTTCAAGTCTGTGAATTCTTAAAGATTCAGAAAGATGAACAGCCCATAGATATTGAGGAAATATTGTGGACTTTGGATGAATTGGCTACACTTCGGCACCGTTGTTTGTCCGTATGTGATCCTAAAAAAATATTTGGATGGCTTCTACATGATCGCATGAGCGGCATCCTTACAGAAGCTACTAATATTATTGCATCGTTTCTGCATCAGATGAACGGTTCAGGATGGAATAAAATTGAAAATCTAAAAGATGACATCAATGCCTTAGTGTATGACTTATATGCAACACCTCCCGACAAAGACAAGCTATCGAATTGGGTACAATTACTTCAAGGGCTCGTGCAATATGACTCAAATATCGAAATATTCACGACAAACTATGATCGAGTGCTGGAACAGGTTATTGATGTGGGCAAGATAAATTTGGAAACAGGTCTAAAGAGCAATGTTGATAGCCTGATATTGGACACCTCCATCTGGGATACCCCCGGGGTTCCTTACAATAATCATGGACGGTTGACCAAGCTGCATGGGTCTGTGAACTGGCAACGTAGCAACGACGGCATTATCATAAGTAATCCCATTTTCACGGGAAACCATCAACAGCATTCAATCTTGTATCCAGGATATAAAGGAGTGCCTAACGAGGAACCCTTCACCAAATTTCATGAGCACCTGCAAGCTGTAGTACAACAAGCGAGTGCGGCAATTTTTATTGGGTATGCTTTTCGCGATGACTATATCAATACCATTCTCTCCGAACTCCCTTCAGAGATTCCAAAATTCGTTATCAACAAAGATGATGCACTCCCCGATTTCTCTTTTTTAGATGAGTGTCAGCATCTTAAAAATGGACTCACGGAAGAGTCAGTTAATATCTTTCCTGGACCAATTCGTCCGAGCCGTGCTTAAACAGGTCGCTGGAGAGGATTGGCAATAAGTAGCGCAGGCAAATTAAGACCGATTGACCTTTCATTCGTTGATTGAGCGATTCGAGAAGAAGATACGGGATGCAGTGAGAAGGGGGTGGGGAGAGAACGAGGAGGCTGGACCGGAGGTGGAGTTACCCCGTTTTGGTGCGAGTATTTAGAGCTTGGATTTCAAGCCTGTGATTGATGTAGTGTTCCCGTGGCCAACTGCATCCACAAGGGATTGTGGTGCTCGACCAGGCATAA comes from the Gemmatimonadota bacterium genome and includes:
- a CDS encoding N-6 DNA methylase, which translates into the protein MLDTDTKRRIDTARDILVGKVPDPKSQVEQITIALIYKFMDDLDAESEELGGERQFFAGEFARFGWAKLMRSGLGGHEMLNLYADAITRMPENPGIPLLFRDIFKNAFLPYRDPETLRAFLKIIDEFEYDHSERLGDAFEYLLSVLGSQGDAGQFRTPRHIIDFIVTVIDPKKDESVLDPACGTAGFLISSYKHIRKANTNEQGQITLTPDERGRLADNFKGYDISPDMVRLSLVNMYLHGFADPHISEYDTLTSEEYWNEYADVILANPPFMSPKGGIRPHNRFSVQSRRSEVLFVDYMAEHLTPAGRAGIIVPEGIIFQSQNAHKQLRKMLVEEFLVAVVSLPAGVFNPYSGVKTSILILDKVLAKKTDHIAFFKVENDGFDLGAQRREIDKNDLPQVAEELCEYLARLRADETVDDPQLTLNVAKPEAQYTTDKPITHRLVVEKSKVAEGGEYNLSGERYRGSAVRLSQFPIVPLGEVAEVISGQSPPGKSYNDTGVGTPFYQGKTEFGQMFIGKPTKWTTDPRRFAEKGDILMSVRAPVGPVNLTTQRICIGRGLAAIRPIKNLLLTAYIFYVLHSLESEITGSTGSAFSSINKSDIQIIQIPLPPLEVQREIVSEIEDYQRVIDGARAVVENYRPNIAVDPEWPMVEVREACVVNPRKSDIAAMDGAKIVSFVPMSDMGENRMYFEAKDYKCLKEVGSSYTYFKDNDVLIAKVTPCFENGKAGIAKGLSNGIGFGSSEFYVLRPTEEVLPEWIFLCVATPAFRRWATPQMTGTGGLQRVPRRAVESYKIPLPASNIQQQIVAEIESEQVLVETNLKLIERFEKKIQDAVGRVWGESFT
- a CDS encoding SIR2 family protein, with the protein product MILVFVGAGGSAAVDPEQYPTTVEFFSRLPDNIKKDPLFFQVCEFLKIQKDEQPIDIEEILWTLDELATLRHRCLSVCDPKKIFGWLLHDRMSGILTEATNIIASFLHQMNGSGWNKIENLKDDINALVYDLYATPPDKDKLSNWVQLLQGLVQYDSNIEIFTTNYDRVLEQVIDVGKINLETGLKSNVDSLILDTSIWDTPGVPYNNHGRLTKLHGSVNWQRSNDGIIISNPIFTGNHQQHSILYPGYKGVPNEEPFTKFHEHLQAVVQQASAAIFIGYAFRDDYINTILSELPSEIPKFVINKDDALPDFSFLDECQHLKNGLTEESVNIFPGPIRPSRA